One stretch of Brevibacillus laterosporus DNA includes these proteins:
- a CDS encoding ribulose-phosphate 3-epimerase — protein MVKIAPSILSADFARLGEEIKDVERGGADWIHVDVMDGHFVPNITIGPLIVDAIRPITQLPLDVHLMIEEPDSYIAQFAKSGADYITVHQEACRHLHRTIHHIKEQGVKAGVVLNPATPISTIQHVLEDLDLVLLMTVNPGFGGQKFIHSVLPKVRDLRHLLNERGLSHVDIEIDGGVNAETARLCEDAGATVLVAGSAVYNQADRAKAIAEIRG, from the coding sequence ATGGTAAAAATCGCACCATCTATCCTATCAGCTGATTTTGCTCGCTTGGGAGAAGAGATTAAAGATGTGGAGCGTGGAGGTGCCGACTGGATTCACGTAGATGTGATGGATGGCCATTTTGTACCTAATATTACGATAGGACCACTGATCGTTGATGCGATCCGTCCAATTACACAGCTCCCCCTGGATGTACATCTAATGATTGAGGAACCCGATAGCTATATCGCTCAATTTGCTAAAAGTGGTGCAGATTATATCACGGTCCACCAAGAAGCATGTCGACATCTACATCGGACTATTCATCACATTAAGGAACAAGGTGTAAAAGCAGGAGTCGTGCTAAATCCCGCAACGCCTATCAGCACGATTCAACATGTGTTGGAGGATTTGGATCTGGTATTATTGATGACTGTAAACCCAGGATTCGGTGGACAGAAATTTATACATAGCGTATTACCAAAAGTGCGTGATCTACGCCATTTGTTAAATGAACGTGGGCTATCCCATGTTGATATTGAAATTGATGGTGGCGTAAATGCCGAAACAGCTCGCTTATGTGAAGATGCTGGAGCGACTGTACTTGTTGCTGGTTCTGCTGTTTATAATCAAGCAGATCGTGCGAAGGCGATCGCTGAGATTCGCGGGTAA
- the spoVM gene encoding stage V sporulation protein SpoVM: MRFYTIKLPKILGGMVRAMIEAFNKKAK, encoded by the coding sequence ATGCGTTTCTATACGATCAAGTTGCCGAAAATTCTAGGTGGTATGGTTCGCGCCATGATTGAAGCTTTCAATAAGAAAGCCAAGTAA
- a CDS encoding Stp1/IreP family PP2C-type Ser/Thr phosphatase, producing the protein MEIAMKSHVGCVRQVNEDFYACAVDLAGRVLAVVADGMGGHQAGDVASKMAVERILKEMKKIEHNMAPLDERELLMDALIRANQEVYEYAEAHPECNGMGTTVVATLVGNDAGVTAHIGDSRLYLYKENELIQHTEDHSLVQELLKSGQINQMEASSHPQRNVLMRALGTEDHVRIDLGQFEWSDAEIVLLCSDGLSNKVPEEIMGEWLAKPVPLQQSVDALVQYALDAGGEDNITCVAIRNKTKPSQVCEKEGGGECKVSD; encoded by the coding sequence ATGGAAATAGCGATGAAATCGCATGTAGGATGCGTCCGACAAGTAAATGAAGATTTTTATGCTTGCGCAGTTGACCTAGCTGGACGTGTGCTTGCAGTTGTCGCAGATGGCATGGGCGGTCATCAGGCTGGCGATGTCGCGAGCAAGATGGCGGTTGAACGCATTTTAAAAGAGATGAAAAAAATTGAGCATAACATGGCTCCTTTAGATGAGCGCGAATTATTGATGGATGCATTGATTCGCGCTAATCAGGAGGTGTACGAGTATGCAGAGGCACATCCTGAGTGTAACGGGATGGGAACTACAGTCGTTGCTACATTAGTGGGGAATGATGCTGGTGTCACAGCACACATTGGCGATAGCAGATTGTACCTTTATAAGGAAAATGAGCTGATTCAACATACGGAAGACCATTCACTTGTACAGGAATTGTTAAAGAGTGGGCAAATCAACCAAATGGAGGCTTCTTCACATCCTCAGCGCAATGTATTGATGAGAGCGTTAGGAACGGAGGATCATGTTCGGATTGATTTGGGACAGTTTGAGTGGTCAGACGCAGAGATTGTGTTGCTCTGCTCAGATGGGTTATCCAATAAGGTACCAGAAGAGATTATGGGGGAATGGTTAGCAAAACCGGTACCCCTTCAACAAAGCGTTGATGCGCTCGTTCAATATGCGTTGGACGCCGGGGGAGAAGATAATATTACTTGTGTGGCCATACGTAATAAAACGAAGCCTTCGCAAGTCTGTGAGAAAGAGGGGGGAGGAGAATGCAAGGTCAGCGACTAG
- a CDS encoding DegV family protein, translating into MSPIVIVTDSASDIDPALISQLGIEIVPLKVSFGDETFLDGITIRSTEFFERLRTSDVFPRTSQPSPAEFSQKFKDISEKHGADVCIIAILLSSQLSGTYQSAVIGKSMLEQELDLTIIDSKKGAMFEGLLAIEAAKMARAGRSKQQILDEVDRMIQHMQNFFILDTLEFLQKGGRIGRASAFIGSLLNIKPILSLDANGAVYAFDKVRGNKKAVARMVDELKTYAADARVKVAIMHANALEEAKALKERVNQEFQVIETYISEIGPVIGAHIGPGGIACAMVKE; encoded by the coding sequence TTGTCACCTATTGTAATTGTTACGGATAGTGCGTCAGATATTGACCCAGCTCTGATTTCACAGTTGGGTATTGAGATTGTTCCATTGAAGGTGAGCTTTGGTGACGAAACGTTTTTGGACGGAATCACTATACGTTCTACCGAGTTTTTTGAGCGTTTACGTACATCAGATGTGTTTCCAAGAACATCCCAGCCATCACCAGCAGAGTTCTCCCAAAAATTTAAGGACATTAGCGAAAAGCATGGTGCGGATGTGTGCATCATTGCTATTTTGTTGTCCAGTCAGCTATCAGGCACCTATCAATCTGCTGTTATTGGAAAGAGTATGCTGGAACAAGAACTGGATTTGACGATTATTGATTCCAAGAAAGGCGCTATGTTTGAAGGACTCCTTGCTATAGAAGCTGCAAAAATGGCTCGTGCAGGTCGATCCAAACAACAAATTCTGGATGAAGTAGACCGGATGATTCAGCATATGCAAAATTTCTTTATACTCGATACACTTGAATTTCTGCAAAAAGGTGGTCGTATCGGTCGTGCTTCCGCATTTATTGGTTCGCTATTAAACATTAAGCCTATCCTGTCGCTCGATGCTAACGGCGCTGTGTACGCTTTTGATAAGGTGCGTGGCAATAAAAAAGCAGTAGCTCGGATGGTGGACGAACTGAAAACCTATGCTGCAGATGCGAGAGTAAAGGTAGCGATCATGCATGCAAATGCACTAGAAGAAGCGAAGGCGTTAAAAGAGCGGGTTAACCAGGAATTTCAGGTAATCGAGACCTATATATCCGAAATTGGTCCTGTAATCGGAGCACACATTGGTCCAGGTGGTATTGCCTGCGCCATGGTAAAAGAGTAA
- a CDS encoding Asp23/Gls24 family envelope stress response protein, whose amino-acid sequence MSVEMNTPLGKIDVSEEVIARIAGGAAMEVFGLVGMASRKALKDGIAELLKKDNLSKGVVVRNENNEVNLDLHIIVSYGTKISEVAGNVQSRVRYTLEQTLGVEVSAINIYVQGVRTDREL is encoded by the coding sequence ATGTCAGTGGAAATGAATACACCTCTTGGAAAAATTGACGTCAGCGAAGAAGTAATTGCTCGTATTGCTGGCGGGGCTGCCATGGAAGTATTTGGTCTTGTGGGTATGGCTTCGCGTAAAGCATTAAAAGACGGTATTGCCGAACTTCTGAAAAAAGATAATTTAAGCAAAGGGGTCGTTGTTCGCAATGAGAATAACGAAGTCAACCTAGATTTGCATATCATTGTGAGCTATGGTACAAAGATTTCTGAAGTGGCCGGCAATGTGCAGAGCCGTGTGCGATATACACTCGAGCAAACACTGGGAGTTGAGGTATCGGCGATTAATATATATGTCCAAGGGGTCAGAACAGACCGTGAACTGTAA
- a CDS encoding ABC transporter substrate-binding protein: MTKHTKAFVTLALSSLLSISLLTGCGTASKDSGNAAGGSTDKAAAKTLTMFTSADYYPYEFHETKDGNDQIVGMDIDIATYIAKELGYELKVVDTDFNGLVPALQSKRADFVMAGMSTSPERKKNVDFSNNYYEAKNTLVSKKDSPITQPEQLAGKRVAAQIGSMQETAAQAIAKEVQGVEVVSLNKMGEIIQEVITGRSGAAVVENTVAQGFLDKNPNLQSTVMTTNNTEGYAIAFPKGSEHVEKFNEVLKKMEENGEMDKLIKKWLGQ, from the coding sequence ATGACAAAACATACAAAAGCATTTGTAACACTTGCATTATCATCTCTTCTATCTATTTCCTTATTAACAGGATGTGGCACAGCGAGTAAAGACAGTGGAAATGCAGCTGGGGGGAGCACAGATAAAGCAGCAGCTAAAACCCTAACCATGTTCACTTCAGCCGACTACTATCCTTATGAATTCCACGAAACGAAGGATGGTAATGATCAGATTGTAGGAATGGACATTGATATCGCTACTTACATCGCTAAAGAGCTTGGGTATGAGCTGAAAGTAGTGGATACTGACTTTAATGGTCTAGTCCCTGCTTTGCAATCCAAACGGGCAGATTTCGTAATGGCGGGTATGTCCACTTCACCTGAGCGTAAAAAGAACGTAGACTTTTCTAATAACTATTATGAAGCAAAAAATACATTAGTAAGTAAAAAGGACTCGCCAATTACCCAGCCTGAACAATTGGCAGGCAAACGGGTAGCCGCTCAAATTGGGTCTATGCAAGAAACTGCTGCTCAAGCTATTGCTAAAGAGGTACAGGGTGTTGAGGTGGTTTCCTTAAATAAAATGGGTGAAATCATTCAGGAAGTAATTACCGGACGATCTGGGGCAGCGGTTGTGGAAAATACTGTCGCACAAGGCTTCCTGGATAAGAATCCCAATTTACAATCTACCGTTATGACAACAAATAATACAGAAGGCTATGCGATTGCGTTCCCAAAAGGATCAGAACATGTAGAGAAGTTTAATGAAGTCTTGAAGAAGATGGAAGAGAACGGCGAAATGGACAAACTGATTAAAAAGTGGCTGGGACAATAA
- a CDS encoding amino acid ABC transporter ATP-binding protein has protein sequence MVKIENLHKAYGKLEVLKGINTNINKGDVVAIIGPSGSGKSTFLRCINMLEEPTKGQVIINGVDITTSKSNINVIRQKVGMVFQHFHLFPHMTVLQNLTYAPIKVKRMAKAVAEKKGMELLKRVGLSDKAGVYPSSLSGGQKQRVAIARALAMEPEIMLFDEPTSALDPEMVKEVLEVMKSLAHSGMTMAIVTHEMGFAREVADRVLFLDGGLLVEDAPPKEFFTQPTSERARQFLEKVL, from the coding sequence ATGGTTAAAATTGAGAATCTGCATAAAGCGTACGGCAAACTGGAGGTTCTGAAAGGAATCAATACCAATATTAATAAAGGGGACGTAGTGGCAATCATTGGCCCATCTGGTTCGGGGAAATCTACGTTCCTGCGTTGTATTAATATGCTGGAAGAGCCCACAAAGGGACAAGTAATTATCAATGGAGTAGATATTACCACCTCCAAAAGCAACATTAATGTCATTCGGCAGAAGGTAGGAATGGTGTTTCAGCATTTTCATTTATTTCCTCATATGACGGTACTGCAAAACCTGACCTACGCACCGATCAAGGTAAAAAGAATGGCAAAGGCGGTTGCGGAGAAAAAGGGAATGGAGCTATTGAAACGTGTTGGACTATCTGATAAGGCAGGTGTCTATCCAAGTAGCTTATCTGGTGGACAAAAGCAACGTGTGGCGATTGCACGGGCATTAGCGATGGAGCCAGAGATTATGTTATTCGACGAACCAACATCCGCTCTTGACCCCGAGATGGTAAAAGAGGTACTGGAAGTAATGAAAAGTTTAGCGCATTCTGGTATGACGATGGCGATCGTTACGCATGAGATGGGCTTTGCTCGGGAAGTGGCGGATCGCGTACTGTTTCTAGACGGAGGTTTGCTGGTGGAAGATGCTCCACCGAAAGAATTTTTTACGCAGCCAACAAGCGAGCGTGCCCGTCAGTTTTTGGAAAAAGTATTATAG
- the rsgA gene encoding ribosome small subunit-dependent GTPase A, with translation MPEGRIVKALSGFYYVADQANPERIVQCRARGLFKKKGSKITPLVGDWVVFEAPNDRDGYVMEIGERTSELVRPSIANVDLAVLVFSAKEPDMSPLLLDKFLVHTEHAGIEAIIVITKADLLEEEECQKIVAQYEKVGYRVIPTSIHDQRGVEEVREELIGKLAVFAGQSGVGKSSLLNEIFPGISLQTGEISQKLGRGRHTTRHVELLPLREGGYVADTPGFSSLDFMNMTELDLAQAFRDFEQQSDGCKFRGCLHITEPSCAVQAALKADEIVVHRYKHYLQFMEELREYLRRNKQW, from the coding sequence ATGCCAGAAGGGCGCATTGTAAAAGCATTAAGTGGATTTTATTACGTAGCCGATCAAGCGAATCCAGAGCGAATCGTCCAATGTCGTGCGCGTGGCTTGTTTAAAAAGAAAGGATCAAAAATTACCCCTTTAGTTGGTGATTGGGTGGTATTTGAAGCCCCAAATGATCGAGACGGCTATGTGATGGAGATAGGAGAGCGAACAAGTGAATTGGTTCGCCCTTCTATTGCCAATGTAGATTTAGCGGTCTTGGTGTTCTCTGCTAAAGAACCTGACATGAGCCCGTTGTTGTTGGATAAATTCCTAGTGCATACGGAGCATGCTGGCATTGAGGCGATCATCGTTATTACGAAAGCGGATTTGTTAGAAGAGGAAGAATGTCAAAAAATTGTAGCGCAATATGAAAAGGTGGGGTATCGAGTGATTCCCACCTCCATTCATGATCAGCGTGGTGTAGAAGAAGTACGTGAAGAATTAATCGGTAAGTTAGCAGTGTTCGCCGGACAATCGGGTGTAGGTAAATCATCCCTATTAAATGAAATTTTTCCAGGCATAAGCTTGCAAACAGGGGAAATCAGCCAAAAGCTGGGGCGTGGTCGACATACTACTCGCCACGTAGAGCTACTACCGCTTCGAGAAGGTGGTTATGTGGCCGATACACCTGGATTTAGTTCATTAGATTTTATGAACATGACCGAGCTAGATTTGGCGCAAGCATTCCGTGATTTTGAGCAACAAAGCGATGGATGTAAATTTCGGGGGTGCTTGCATATAACAGAGCCAAGCTGTGCTGTTCAAGCGGCTTTGAAAGCTGATGAAATAGTTGTACATCGCTATAAACATTATCTACAGTTCATGGAAGAGTTGAGAGAATACCTGAGGAGGAACAAACAATGGTAA
- a CDS encoding 50S ribosomal protein L28, whose amino-acid sequence MSRKCFVTGKTAKAGNARSHSMRASRRTWGVNVQKVRILVNGKPKRVYVSTRALKSGLVTRV is encoded by the coding sequence ATGTCACGTAAATGTTTTGTTACTGGAAAAACAGCGAAAGCTGGTAATGCACGTTCTCACTCTATGCGTGCTAGTCGCCGTACTTGGGGTGTTAACGTTCAAAAAGTGCGCATCCTTGTTAACGGGAAACCAAAACGCGTTTATGTAAGCACTAGAGCTTTGAAATCTGGTCTTGTAACTCGCGTATAA
- a CDS encoding thiamine diphosphokinase — translation MIDFTIHICTGGDLDMLPQVEREDLLIGVDGGAIALLEGGMIPHIAVGDFDTIQDEGLRLLQDAGIAIKKFSAMKNATDTEIAVEIAVEAAREHLRELGSALDNEDGVVHLYPDHRYKIVMYGAVGSRLDHSLANLSLLKKAHLVGVWMEIVNRQNRVMLLSDHFPSLDLRGHSGEFLSLVPASLEVTGINLTGFAYPLTDATIPFGSSIGVSNEWVDEYGKIERASGDLFVIAARDH, via the coding sequence ATGATCGATTTTACCATACATATTTGCACGGGCGGAGATCTTGATATGTTGCCGCAGGTGGAAAGAGAGGACTTATTGATTGGCGTAGATGGAGGAGCGATTGCCTTATTGGAAGGGGGAATGATCCCGCATATAGCTGTAGGGGATTTCGACACCATTCAGGACGAGGGGCTTAGACTGCTTCAAGATGCTGGTATTGCTATTAAAAAGTTCTCAGCTATGAAAAATGCAACAGACACAGAAATTGCTGTAGAGATCGCTGTAGAGGCTGCTCGTGAACATTTGCGAGAGTTAGGTTCCGCACTAGATAACGAAGACGGTGTGGTTCATTTGTATCCAGATCATCGCTATAAAATTGTAATGTATGGGGCGGTAGGTAGTAGATTAGATCATTCGCTTGCCAATTTGTCTCTGCTAAAAAAAGCGCATTTGGTAGGTGTATGGATGGAGATCGTTAATCGCCAAAATCGTGTCATGCTGTTATCGGATCATTTTCCGAGCTTGGATCTTCGGGGGCACTCAGGTGAGTTCCTTTCTTTAGTGCCAGCTTCACTTGAAGTGACAGGCATCAATCTAACAGGATTTGCCTATCCGTTAACCGACGCCACTATTCCGTTTGGTTCCTCGATTGGTGTTAGTAATGAATGGGTGGATGAATATGGAAAAATAGAACGGGCATCTGGGGATTTATTTGTTATTGCGGCTAGAGATCACTAA
- the pknB gene encoding Stk1 family PASTA domain-containing Ser/Thr kinase: MQGQRLGGRYQLEEVIGGGGMAIVYKARDLVLNRIVAVKLLRPQFGTDEDFVERFRREAQAVASLSHHNIVNVYDVGQDDNIHYMVMEYIEGSTLKEIITSQGGMLMSESVRIAMQVCDALEHAHQNQIIHRDIKPHNIMIGTNGRVKVTDFGIARAVTSQTITQTGSVLGSVHYFSPEQARGGITAEKSDIYSLGIVLYEMVTGSLPFSGDSPITVALKHLQDPLPEPRKINPAIPQSLENVIIRALAKDPFQRYKSARDMYEDLETCLSTERRHEAKLTFASDINDEETRVISAITPEMLEKTKQNSYQPRTYPTRTPQKVASTEDRYEDEEEEEEDNLASKKKGTWWKRSLLWSGIAVLFVVLTILGFNLAMKLLTVPETDVPSVIGMTREQAETALKNVGLSATFAEAFNTAEKGKVFEQDPAATRRVKENSTVNVTISKGKEQLPTPNYVGMSQQEAEKAARLANFKEVKVVTEESSVVPVGEVISQDPMKDTNVAPVDTIMTLTVSEGKKRTKVPNDLVGNHWDLGRASLNNAKLEQGELKQQGSYEYRETGIVLSTSPPAGSVVEEGTKINMVISNGQWPADAKIVSVPVYVEHDSTDVPSAEIEVVVKDARKKEQKPVHQTISESTNFNVEVVLSPETNAKIEVKKNGEPINTMEVDYQSYP, from the coding sequence ATGCAAGGTCAGCGACTAGGAGGGCGCTATCAGCTTGAGGAAGTGATTGGTGGCGGCGGAATGGCTATTGTTTACAAAGCCAGAGATCTTGTATTAAATCGAATTGTTGCCGTCAAATTGCTAAGACCCCAATTTGGCACGGACGAAGACTTTGTAGAGAGATTTCGTAGAGAGGCGCAAGCGGTAGCAAGTCTTTCACATCATAATATCGTAAATGTTTATGATGTTGGGCAAGATGATAATATTCATTACATGGTGATGGAATATATCGAGGGCTCGACATTAAAAGAGATCATTACATCCCAAGGCGGCATGCTGATGAGTGAATCAGTTCGGATTGCGATGCAGGTGTGTGATGCATTAGAACATGCCCATCAAAACCAGATTATTCATCGCGATATAAAGCCGCATAATATCATGATTGGAACGAATGGGCGTGTGAAAGTAACGGACTTCGGGATTGCTCGTGCTGTGACATCACAGACGATTACGCAAACGGGCTCCGTACTTGGTTCGGTCCACTATTTTTCTCCAGAACAGGCCCGTGGAGGAATTACAGCGGAGAAATCCGATATTTATTCACTCGGAATTGTGCTGTATGAAATGGTTACAGGTTCGTTGCCGTTCTCAGGAGATTCACCGATTACCGTGGCGCTCAAGCATTTACAAGATCCTTTGCCTGAGCCGCGCAAAATCAACCCAGCTATCCCACAAAGCTTGGAGAATGTTATTATTCGTGCTTTGGCCAAGGATCCATTCCAGCGCTATAAATCTGCTCGGGATATGTATGAAGACTTGGAAACGTGCTTATCAACAGAGAGGCGCCATGAAGCAAAGCTTACATTTGCAAGCGATATAAATGATGAAGAAACACGAGTCATTTCCGCAATCACGCCTGAGATGCTGGAGAAGACTAAACAAAATAGCTATCAACCGAGAACATATCCTACCCGTACTCCTCAAAAAGTTGCAAGCACAGAGGATCGATATGAAGACGAGGAGGAAGAGGAGGAAGATAACTTGGCTAGCAAGAAAAAGGGCACCTGGTGGAAACGAAGCCTTCTTTGGTCTGGTATCGCTGTTCTATTCGTTGTTTTGACTATTTTAGGTTTTAACCTTGCAATGAAGTTACTTACGGTTCCAGAAACTGATGTACCTTCCGTGATAGGGATGACGAGGGAGCAAGCGGAAACTGCTTTGAAAAATGTGGGCCTAAGTGCTACGTTTGCTGAAGCCTTTAACACCGCTGAGAAGGGCAAGGTTTTTGAACAAGACCCAGCCGCCACAAGGCGTGTCAAAGAAAATAGCACTGTAAACGTAACTATTAGTAAAGGTAAAGAGCAACTTCCGACACCAAACTATGTGGGTATGTCTCAACAAGAAGCGGAGAAAGCAGCGCGTCTAGCTAACTTTAAGGAAGTAAAAGTTGTTACGGAAGAAAGCAGTGTGGTCCCAGTTGGTGAGGTTATTAGTCAGGATCCGATGAAAGATACTAATGTTGCCCCTGTGGATACTATTATGACCTTAACGGTTAGTGAAGGAAAAAAACGAACAAAGGTACCAAATGATTTAGTGGGTAATCATTGGGATTTAGGTAGAGCTTCTCTCAATAATGCAAAACTAGAGCAGGGAGAATTAAAGCAGCAAGGTTCTTATGAATATCGGGAAACAGGTATTGTCCTTTCTACAAGTCCGCCTGCTGGCTCTGTAGTCGAAGAAGGCACAAAGATTAATATGGTGATAAGTAATGGACAGTGGCCTGCTGATGCCAAGATTGTAAGTGTTCCTGTTTATGTAGAGCATGATTCAACAGATGTTCCTTCAGCAGAGATTGAAGTAGTTGTGAAAGATGCTCGTAAAAAAGAACAAAAACCAGTTCATCAAACCATATCGGAAAGCACCAACTTTAACGTTGAAGTAGTCTTATCACCAGAGACGAATGCAAAAATCGAGGTCAAAAAGAATGGTGAGCCCATCAATACCATGGAAGTTGATTATCAATCGTATCCGTAA
- a CDS encoding DAK2 domain-containing protein, producing the protein MVQKRLDGVQFSQMVYLGANNLHTNYKIVDALNVFPVPDGDTGTNMNLTFTAGVEELSRKESAHIGNSAQALAKGLLMGARGNSGVILSQLFRGFSKVVAGKESIDARTFADALKMGVDTAYQAVMKPVEGTVLTVAREAAEMAVKISRTTDDILTVMDKTYEQAKLTLSQTPEYLPVLKEVGVVDSGGQGLVYIYEGFIRTLHGENVVEQKQMPGATSMTQNMNDLVEEKHSAQSQLKTEDILYGYCTEFMVYLTGSTEASKKPYVEAAFRAQLDTMGDSLLVVSDEDVVKVHIHAEHPGNVLNYAQQFGSLHRIKIDNMREQHSNILREETAAVTPIEATPVLTQEEEVAAPVPYGIIAVAAGDGIAEIFQSLGVQVVVQGGQTMNPSTEDFIKAIEELHAEKIIILPNNKNIIMAAQQAAVLASMPVAVVPTKSVPQGMAALVAFNGGEDLENNKETMTKALEQVKTGLVTHAVRDTKMGDVEIAEGDFIGINEGTIITAQSDMMASAQELLNQMVDEETGLVTIIYGEDASEEQGALLEEMLADAFEDVEVEILSGRQPLYPFIFAVE; encoded by the coding sequence GTGGTACAAAAGCGTCTTGATGGCGTGCAGTTTAGTCAGATGGTTTATCTAGGCGCCAATAACCTGCATACGAACTACAAAATAGTAGATGCTTTAAACGTGTTCCCTGTTCCAGATGGTGATACAGGTACAAATATGAATCTTACGTTTACGGCTGGTGTAGAGGAGCTTTCCCGTAAAGAGTCTGCACATATCGGTAATTCAGCTCAGGCGTTGGCAAAAGGACTATTAATGGGGGCCCGCGGAAATTCAGGCGTTATATTGTCTCAATTATTCCGTGGATTTAGCAAGGTGGTAGCAGGTAAGGAATCCATCGATGCTCGCACGTTTGCAGATGCATTAAAAATGGGGGTGGATACAGCCTATCAGGCGGTAATGAAACCGGTTGAAGGTACTGTTCTTACGGTAGCACGTGAAGCAGCTGAGATGGCGGTTAAAATTTCTCGCACAACGGATGATATCCTGACTGTGATGGACAAGACCTATGAACAGGCGAAGCTTACGTTGAGCCAAACCCCTGAATATCTACCTGTATTAAAAGAAGTAGGCGTTGTTGATTCAGGTGGACAAGGATTAGTTTATATCTATGAAGGATTTATTCGTACCCTTCATGGAGAAAATGTTGTAGAACAAAAACAGATGCCAGGCGCAACATCTATGACACAGAACATGAATGACTTGGTAGAAGAAAAGCACAGCGCTCAATCTCAATTGAAAACGGAAGATATTCTGTATGGATATTGCACGGAGTTCATGGTTTATCTGACAGGAAGCACAGAGGCGAGCAAAAAGCCTTATGTAGAAGCAGCTTTCCGTGCTCAATTAGATACAATGGGAGATTCGTTGCTAGTTGTATCCGACGAGGACGTTGTGAAAGTACATATTCACGCAGAACACCCAGGAAATGTACTTAACTATGCACAGCAATTCGGTTCCCTACATCGAATTAAAATTGATAACATGCGTGAGCAACATTCTAATATCTTGCGTGAAGAAACCGCAGCTGTGACTCCGATAGAGGCTACACCTGTGTTAACCCAAGAAGAAGAGGTAGCTGCTCCAGTACCTTATGGCATTATTGCGGTAGCAGCAGGTGATGGCATCGCGGAGATTTTCCAAAGCTTAGGAGTACAAGTAGTGGTACAAGGTGGACAAACCATGAATCCGAGTACGGAAGACTTCATAAAAGCTATTGAAGAACTTCACGCTGAAAAAATTATTATTTTACCAAACAACAAAAACATCATCATGGCGGCTCAACAGGCAGCTGTATTAGCTAGTATGCCAGTGGCTGTTGTGCCGACGAAGAGTGTGCCACAGGGTATGGCTGCGTTGGTAGCATTTAATGGCGGAGAAGATTTAGAGAACAATAAAGAAACGATGACAAAAGCACTGGAACAGGTAAAAACAGGGCTGGTTACTCATGCAGTACGCGACACCAAAATGGGAGATGTCGAGATTGCTGAAGGTGACTTTATTGGGATCAACGAAGGAACCATTATCACAGCACAGTCAGACATGATGGCAAGCGCACAGGAACTTTTGAACCAAATGGTGGATGAAGAGACGGGGCTGGTCACGATTATTTATGGCGAAGATGCTTCCGAAGAACAAGGGGCTCTGCTAGAAGAAATGTTAGCGGACGCATTCGAGGATGTGGAAGTTGAGATCCTTTCTGGTAGACAACCACTTTATCCTTTTATTTTTGCTGTCGAGTAA
- a CDS encoding amino acid ABC transporter permease: MTTTIPIDFSLLEPHLPYMLAGMGITLQFTVLSVFFGFILGTILTLCKISNSKFLHVFAAFYTSIFRGTPLLVQLLLIYYAIPQLTGYQIPALFAGVLAFSLNSAAYLSETMRAGILAVDKGQWEAAKALGVPYSRMMKDIIFPQAIRNILPAIMNEFITLLKDSSLVSVIGVAEILRRADIVKGQLYIYFEPLVFAGLQYYILVMILTLLSTWLERRLRRNG, from the coding sequence ATGACTACTACCATACCAATAGATTTTTCATTGCTTGAACCACATCTCCCATACATGTTAGCAGGTATGGGAATTACCTTACAGTTTACTGTTTTGTCCGTTTTCTTTGGATTTATTTTAGGAACGATTTTAACCTTATGTAAAATATCCAACAGCAAATTTTTACATGTGTTTGCTGCTTTTTATACAAGCATTTTCCGCGGTACACCTTTGTTGGTACAGCTCTTATTAATTTATTATGCAATTCCGCAATTAACGGGTTATCAAATTCCAGCCTTGTTTGCAGGAGTGCTTGCATTTAGCTTGAACTCTGCTGCATATTTGTCAGAAACGATGCGCGCGGGAATTTTGGCTGTAGATAAGGGGCAGTGGGAGGCGGCCAAAGCATTGGGTGTTCCTTACTCACGTATGATGAAAGACATTATTTTCCCTCAGGCGATTCGCAACATTTTGCCTGCCATTATGAATGAATTTATTACATTACTAAAGGATTCCTCGTTAGTATCAGTTATAGGTGTGGCAGAGATTTTGCGCCGTGCAGATATCGTTAAAGGTCAGTTGTACATTTATTTTGAGCCACTTGTTTTTGCTGGCTTACAGTACTATATTTTGGTCATGATTTTAACTCTATTGTCTACATGGTTAGAACGGAGGTTGCGTCGTAATGGTTAA